One stretch of Corynebacterium imitans DNA includes these proteins:
- a CDS encoding recombinase family protein: MLRLMGSAAEFERSIIKERQAEGIVRAKARAVCLQGSGEGA, from the coding sequence ATGCTGCGGCTTATGGGTAGTGCGGCTGAGTTTGAGCGCTCCATAATTAAGGAGCGCCAGGCCGAGGGCATCGTCCGAGCGAAGGCGCGCGCTGTCTGTCTACAAGGGTCGGGCGAAGGTGCTTAA
- a CDS encoding DUF3054 domain-containing protein has product MKKTISKPYAIAADYVAIAVFALLARAAHQTEEMPFNFTGWLSTLWPFALGVTLGWLIARDNKGGIIWPVTVITGLVIWGIRNQSIPHWSFIVVATTMSALLMLGWRGIAKLVSKRS; this is encoded by the coding sequence ATGAAGAAAACGATTTCGAAGCCGTACGCCATAGCCGCTGACTACGTCGCTATCGCGGTGTTTGCGCTGCTTGCGCGCGCTGCGCACCAGACCGAGGAGATGCCGTTTAATTTCACGGGCTGGCTGTCCACCCTGTGGCCGTTCGCGCTCGGCGTGACGTTGGGGTGGCTGATTGCCCGCGATAACAAGGGCGGTATCATCTGGCCGGTCACCGTCATCACGGGCCTGGTGATTTGGGGTATTCGGAACCAGTCGATCCCCCACTGGTCCTTCATCGTCGTGGCGACGACGATGTCTGCGCTGCTCATGCTTGGCTGGCGCGGCATTGCCAAGCTGGTGAGCAAGCGCAGCTAG
- a CDS encoding acyl-CoA carboxylase subunit beta → MTTADKLADLRARLEKAQDPGSERSRKRRDDAGRTTPRERIAALLDEGSFVEIGALARTPGDDKAVYSDGVVTGYGRIDDRPVAIYAHDKTVYGGSVGVTFGRKVVEVMEFAIKIGCPVIGIQDSGGARIQDAVTSLAMYSEIARRQLPLSGRSPQISIMLGKSAGGAVYAPVTTDFVVAVDGESEMYVTGPNVIREVTGEDITSAELGGARVQEQSGNIQAVVASEEEAFDYVRDLLSHLPTSAFDPAPLVEAPEDEELDDSELDTFMPDDTNAGYDMMDLLVQLGDDEDLVEIQANYAENLICAFGRIDGRAVGFVANNPMYQAGCIDADAADKGARFIRTCDAYNIPIVYVVDTPGYLPGVAQEREGLIHRGAKFAFAGVEATVPKVALIVRKAYGGAYAVMGSKNLCGDINLAWPTAQIAVMGSSAAVVMIQGKQLAAIEDPAQREAMKKMFMDFYDENMTSPYVAAERGYIDQMIEPNETRIALRRALRQLATKQEQDLPKKHTISPL, encoded by the coding sequence ATGACAACCGCCGATAAGCTTGCAGATCTGCGCGCCCGGCTGGAAAAGGCCCAGGACCCGGGCTCGGAGCGCTCCCGCAAACGCCGCGACGACGCAGGACGCACGACGCCGCGCGAGCGCATCGCCGCGCTACTCGACGAGGGCTCCTTCGTCGAGATCGGGGCGCTCGCGCGCACCCCGGGCGATGATAAGGCCGTCTACTCGGATGGTGTGGTCACCGGCTACGGACGCATCGACGACCGCCCGGTGGCGATCTACGCGCACGACAAGACCGTCTACGGCGGTTCCGTCGGCGTAACTTTTGGCCGCAAGGTGGTCGAGGTGATGGAGTTTGCCATCAAGATCGGCTGCCCCGTCATCGGTATCCAGGACTCGGGCGGTGCCCGCATCCAGGACGCGGTGACCTCGTTGGCGATGTACTCGGAGATCGCACGCCGCCAGCTTCCCCTGTCAGGCCGCAGCCCGCAGATCTCCATCATGCTGGGCAAGTCCGCCGGCGGTGCGGTCTACGCCCCGGTGACGACCGACTTCGTGGTCGCCGTCGACGGCGAATCCGAGATGTACGTGACCGGCCCGAACGTGATCCGCGAGGTGACCGGCGAGGACATCACCTCCGCCGAGCTGGGTGGCGCGCGCGTGCAGGAGCAGTCCGGCAACATCCAGGCCGTGGTGGCGTCCGAGGAGGAGGCCTTCGACTACGTCCGCGACCTGCTCTCGCACCTGCCGACCTCGGCCTTCGACCCGGCCCCGCTCGTCGAGGCGCCGGAGGACGAGGAGCTCGACGACAGCGAGCTGGATACCTTCATGCCGGACGACACGAACGCCGGCTACGACATGATGGACCTGCTGGTCCAGCTTGGCGACGACGAAGACCTCGTCGAAATCCAAGCGAACTACGCCGAGAACCTCATCTGTGCCTTCGGGCGTATCGACGGCCGCGCTGTCGGGTTCGTGGCCAACAACCCGATGTACCAGGCCGGCTGCATTGATGCGGATGCCGCCGACAAGGGCGCGCGTTTCATCCGTACCTGCGACGCCTACAACATTCCCATCGTCTACGTGGTGGACACCCCGGGCTACCTGCCCGGCGTGGCGCAGGAGCGCGAGGGCCTGATCCACCGCGGCGCGAAGTTTGCCTTCGCGGGTGTGGAGGCCACCGTGCCGAAGGTCGCGCTGATCGTGCGCAAGGCCTACGGCGGCGCGTACGCGGTGATGGGTTCGAAGAACCTGTGCGGCGACATCAACCTGGCGTGGCCCACCGCCCAGATCGCCGTGATGGGATCCTCGGCTGCCGTGGTGATGATTCAGGGCAAGCAGCTCGCCGCCATCGAGGACCCCGCGCAGCGCGAGGCGATGAAGAAGATGTTCATGGACTTCTACGACGAGAACATGACCTCGCCGTACGTCGCTGCCGAGCGCGGTTACATTGACCAGATGATCGAGCCGAACGAGACGCGCATCGCGCTGCGCCGCGCCCTGCGCCAGCTTGCGACCAAGCAGGAGCAGGACTTGCCGAAGAAGCACACAATCAGCCCGCTGTAA
- the pks13 gene encoding polyketide synthase Pks13 (Pks13 is a key enzyme in mycolic acid biosynthesis.), giving the protein MSETELIRWLSQWVAETTDVTSAEEVDPARSLESYGLSSRDAVVLSGELERTLGRRVDPTIAYQHPTILALAKALTQTPVSGGAKRGSTGRREALAPAERDIAIVGSAGRFPGAKDQAAFWQLLLDGHVATGPLPEGRWSEYSGDPYLRTKMAEEATDGGYLDDIASFDNEFFGLSPLEATNMDPQQRIMLEVAWEALEDAHIPADSLRGTPVGVFVGSSANDYGMLMGADPAQAHPYALTGAASSIIPNRISYAFDFRGPSMNVDTACSSSLVSVHHAVRALRDGEADLALAGGVNILANPFASLMFSELGVISPTGRIHAFSDDADGIVRSEAAGFVVLKRVADAMADGDEILAVIKGSATNSDGHSNGLTAPNPDAQVDVLRRAYADAGIDPHHVDVVEAHGTGTILGDPIEATALGEVLGRGRDSSAPLLLGSAKSSIGHSESAAGVVAMIKVLEALKHDIVPASANFTAPNHFVDFDAERIEVVADPREWPRYSGRRIAGVSGFGFGGTNAHVVVTDFDAADYEAEAPAEDAFVVGAAEQVALPVSGLLPSRRKEAAAQLADYLEANPGKELAPLARSLAKRNHGRSAAVVQATSVEEAIKRLRLVADGKVGPGVSVADSPAATGPVFVYSGFGSQHRKMAKRLLDVSPLFAARMRELDEYVRYEAGWSMLDIITDDGQTYDTETGQVTITAIQIAQTDLLASVGITPAATMGMSMGEIAAGYAAGGLSAKDAMLIACQRARLMGEGEAMIAGTDEEGAMVVVELSREQLAEFIDAHPEAAGVEPAVYAGPGMTTVGGPGKAVDYIVEALTAEEKFARKLNVRGAGHTSALDPILGDLAASIAGIDARPLRVPLFSSVDRGEVYPAGAVVHDEEYFLRMTRQPVYFQDATEEAFAAGHTTLVEVAPNPVAVMGMMNTAFSVGKPDAQLLFTAKRKVDEVDSLIDLASKLYVGGMSVDFAPFYGPGPRIDAPRTVFHANSYWTAARPSSATASLLGSRVNLPGGQVAFATQADQVFSPYQLIEAAAAEVLPNSRVVASEEHGYLPADGEVTTVVKRSLGGASVEVYHEDTLLAEGFVTTLDLGGDGHLAGVAAPEPAAAPAAAAEPSSDEVDAVRWDPASGETVAQRLRGIVSESMGYDPDDLPDELPLIDLGLDSLMGMRIKNRVENDFQIPPLQVQTLRDASVADVIRIVEDAVAGRESAESEPAAELAPAAEPAESQGVGVAPRDASERLVFGAWAKYAGKAAAGVTSTLASISEAQAEKIAAHLAERSGIEVTAAQVREAETLEPLANLVREGLETEVEGNIRVFRDGSDEVNPVFVFHPAGGSSSVYAPLARRLKDNVPVYGVERREGSLKERAAAYVGDIEKLANGRKVVLAGWSFGGALAYEVAHQLGNDKIDFIALLDTTQPSEPIPDTPEETKARWGRYAAFAKETYGLDFEVPYELLETAGEEALLEMLTQFLATTDASEHGLAAGVLEHQRASFVDNQILNHLDFGQWAEVNVPVLLFRAERMHDGAIALEPNYAHIDEDGGWGAIVKDLTIVHLPGDHLAVVDEPAVGIVGKHMNDWIENDNRR; this is encoded by the coding sequence AGGCAGCCTTCTGGCAGCTGCTTCTCGACGGGCACGTGGCCACCGGCCCACTGCCCGAGGGCAGGTGGAGCGAGTACTCCGGCGACCCCTACCTGCGCACAAAGATGGCGGAGGAAGCGACCGACGGCGGCTACCTCGATGACATTGCCTCCTTCGATAACGAGTTCTTCGGTCTCTCCCCGCTGGAAGCCACCAACATGGACCCGCAGCAGCGCATCATGCTCGAGGTGGCGTGGGAGGCGCTGGAAGATGCGCACATCCCGGCGGACTCGCTGCGCGGCACCCCGGTCGGTGTGTTCGTGGGCTCCTCTGCCAACGACTACGGGATGCTCATGGGCGCGGACCCGGCACAGGCCCACCCGTACGCGCTGACCGGTGCGGCGAGCTCGATCATTCCGAACCGCATTTCTTATGCCTTTGACTTCCGCGGGCCTTCGATGAACGTGGATACTGCCTGCTCGTCTTCGCTGGTGTCGGTGCACCACGCGGTGCGCGCGTTGCGCGACGGGGAAGCGGACCTGGCCCTGGCTGGTGGCGTGAATATTCTGGCGAATCCCTTTGCTTCGCTGATGTTCTCCGAGCTGGGCGTGATTAGCCCGACCGGGCGTATCCACGCGTTCTCGGATGATGCTGACGGCATCGTCCGCTCCGAGGCCGCAGGCTTCGTCGTGCTCAAGCGCGTCGCCGACGCGATGGCTGACGGCGACGAGATTTTGGCCGTGATTAAGGGCTCGGCGACCAACTCCGACGGGCACTCCAATGGCCTGACCGCCCCGAACCCGGACGCGCAGGTGGACGTGCTGCGCCGCGCGTATGCGGACGCAGGCATCGACCCGCACCACGTGGACGTAGTCGAGGCGCACGGTACCGGCACCATTCTTGGTGACCCGATCGAGGCGACCGCGCTCGGCGAGGTACTCGGCCGCGGCCGCGACTCCTCCGCGCCGCTGCTGCTGGGGTCGGCGAAGTCCAGCATTGGCCACTCCGAATCCGCCGCCGGTGTCGTGGCGATGATTAAGGTGCTCGAAGCGCTCAAGCACGATATTGTTCCCGCCAGCGCGAACTTCACTGCGCCGAACCACTTCGTGGACTTTGACGCGGAGCGCATTGAGGTCGTCGCTGACCCGCGCGAGTGGCCGCGCTACTCGGGCCGCCGCATCGCCGGGGTATCCGGCTTCGGCTTCGGCGGTACGAACGCGCACGTCGTCGTTACTGACTTTGACGCGGCTGACTACGAGGCGGAGGCACCTGCAGAAGACGCCTTCGTCGTTGGCGCGGCCGAGCAGGTTGCCCTGCCGGTCTCGGGACTGTTGCCCTCGCGCCGTAAGGAAGCGGCAGCGCAGCTCGCCGACTACCTGGAAGCCAACCCGGGTAAGGAGCTCGCACCGCTGGCGCGTTCGCTGGCCAAGCGAAATCACGGCCGCTCCGCTGCCGTCGTGCAAGCCACGAGCGTTGAGGAGGCGATCAAGCGCCTGCGCCTCGTTGCCGACGGCAAGGTAGGCCCTGGCGTGTCCGTTGCGGATTCGCCCGCCGCCACCGGCCCGGTGTTTGTGTACTCCGGTTTCGGCTCGCAGCACCGCAAGATGGCCAAGCGCCTGCTGGATGTTTCGCCGCTGTTCGCCGCCCGGATGCGCGAGCTGGATGAGTACGTCCGCTACGAGGCCGGCTGGTCCATGCTGGACATCATCACTGATGACGGGCAGACCTACGATACCGAGACCGGCCAGGTCACCATCACCGCGATCCAGATCGCGCAGACTGACCTGCTCGCTTCTGTGGGAATCACCCCGGCGGCGACGATGGGCATGTCCATGGGTGAAATCGCCGCGGGCTATGCAGCCGGCGGTTTGTCTGCCAAGGACGCCATGCTGATCGCCTGCCAACGCGCCCGCCTCATGGGCGAGGGCGAGGCGATGATCGCCGGTACCGACGAGGAGGGCGCGATGGTGGTCGTCGAGCTCTCGCGCGAGCAGCTCGCCGAATTCATCGACGCGCACCCGGAGGCAGCGGGCGTCGAGCCCGCCGTCTACGCGGGCCCCGGCATGACCACCGTCGGTGGCCCGGGCAAGGCGGTCGACTACATCGTCGAGGCCTTGACCGCGGAGGAGAAGTTCGCCCGCAAGCTCAACGTGCGCGGCGCGGGCCACACCTCTGCGCTGGACCCGATCCTGGGCGATCTGGCCGCCAGCATTGCGGGTATCGACGCCCGCCCACTGCGCGTGCCGCTGTTTAGCTCGGTGGATCGCGGCGAGGTGTACCCGGCAGGCGCGGTCGTGCACGATGAGGAGTACTTCCTGCGCATGACCCGCCAGCCGGTGTACTTCCAAGACGCCACCGAGGAGGCGTTTGCGGCCGGCCACACCACGCTGGTGGAGGTCGCCCCGAACCCGGTTGCGGTGATGGGCATGATGAACACCGCTTTCTCCGTGGGCAAGCCGGACGCGCAGTTGCTGTTTACCGCGAAGCGCAAGGTGGACGAGGTCGACTCGCTGATCGACCTGGCATCCAAGCTCTACGTCGGCGGAATGTCGGTCGACTTCGCCCCCTTCTACGGGCCGGGCCCGCGTATCGACGCCCCGCGCACCGTCTTCCACGCCAACTCCTACTGGACCGCGGCACGCCCGTCGTCTGCGACGGCGTCGCTGTTGGGGTCGCGCGTGAACCTGCCCGGCGGGCAAGTGGCCTTTGCCACCCAGGCCGACCAGGTCTTTAGCCCCTACCAGCTCATCGAGGCCGCGGCCGCCGAGGTGCTGCCGAACTCGCGGGTCGTGGCTAGCGAGGAGCACGGCTACCTGCCTGCCGACGGCGAGGTGACCACCGTGGTCAAGCGCAGCCTCGGCGGTGCCAGCGTCGAGGTGTACCACGAGGACACCCTGCTTGCCGAGGGCTTCGTCACCACGCTCGACCTGGGCGGGGACGGGCACCTCGCGGGGGTCGCCGCGCCTGAGCCTGCCGCTGCCCCCGCGGCAGCCGCAGAGCCCAGCTCCGACGAGGTAGACGCGGTCCGCTGGGACCCGGCCTCCGGCGAGACGGTCGCGCAGCGCCTGCGCGGCATCGTCTCCGAGTCCATGGGCTACGACCCGGACGACCTGCCCGACGAGCTGCCCCTGATCGACCTGGGGCTGGACTCGCTGATGGGCATGCGGATTAAGAACCGCGTGGAAAACGACTTCCAAATCCCGCCGCTGCAGGTGCAGACGCTTCGCGACGCCTCCGTGGCCGACGTCATCCGCATCGTCGAAGACGCCGTTGCGGGCCGCGAAAGCGCGGAGTCCGAGCCTGCCGCCGAGCTTGCACCTGCCGCTGAGCCCGCCGAATCGCAGGGCGTCGGCGTCGCACCGCGCGATGCGTCCGAGCGCCTCGTGTTCGGTGCGTGGGCGAAGTACGCGGGGAAGGCTGCGGCTGGTGTGACGTCAACGTTGGCGTCGATAAGCGAAGCCCAGGCGGAAAAGATTGCGGCGCACCTTGCTGAGCGCTCCGGCATCGAGGTCACAGCTGCGCAGGTGCGTGAGGCGGAGACGCTCGAGCCGCTGGCGAACCTCGTGCGCGAGGGGTTGGAGACCGAGGTGGAGGGCAATATCCGTGTCTTCCGAGACGGTTCGGACGAGGTCAACCCGGTCTTCGTGTTCCACCCGGCAGGTGGGTCCTCAAGCGTGTACGCGCCGCTGGCCCGCCGCCTGAAGGACAACGTGCCGGTCTATGGCGTGGAGCGCCGCGAAGGCTCGCTCAAGGAGCGCGCCGCAGCGTACGTGGGAGACATTGAGAAGCTGGCCAACGGGCGCAAGGTCGTGCTGGCTGGCTGGTCCTTCGGTGGCGCGCTGGCCTACGAGGTCGCGCACCAGCTGGGCAACGACAAGATTGACTTCATCGCGCTGCTGGATACGACGCAGCCGAGCGAGCCGATCCCGGATACGCCGGAGGAGACGAAGGCGCGCTGGGGCCGCTACGCCGCCTTTGCCAAGGAGACCTACGGCCTGGACTTCGAGGTGCCCTACGAGCTGTTGGAGACCGCCGGTGAGGAAGCGCTGCTGGAAATGCTCACGCAATTCCTGGCCACCACCGACGCTTCCGAGCACGGCCTGGCCGCGGGTGTGCTTGAGCACCAGCGTGCCTCGTTTGTGGACAACCAGATCCTCAACCATCTCGACTTTGGCCAGTGGGCCGAGGTCAATGTGCCGGTGCTGCTGTTCCGCGCGGAGCGGATGCACGACGGCGCGATCGCCCTGGAGCCGAACTACGCGCACATTGACGAGGACGGTGGCTGGGGCGCTATCGTGAAAGATCTGACGATCGTGCACTTGCCCGGCGACCACCTCGCCGTAGTGGACGAGCCCGCGGTGGGGATCGTGGGCAAGCACATGAATGATTGGATTGAGAATGACAACCGCCGATAA